One region of Ornithinibacter aureus genomic DNA includes:
- a CDS encoding helix-turn-helix domain-containing protein — translation MTEPWVSADVIAAHLGVTKDSIYTWIAKKDMPAHRVGRLWKFQVTEVDDWVRNSGADETSRPSTKEAR, via the coding sequence GTGACCGAACCCTGGGTGTCTGCCGACGTGATCGCCGCGCATCTGGGTGTCACGAAGGACAGCATCTATACCTGGATCGCCAAGAAGGACATGCCGGCCCACCGCGTCGGCCGTCTCTGGAAGTTCCAGGTCACTGAGGTCGACGACTGGGTGCGCAACAGCGGTGCAGACGAGACGTCGAGGCCCTCCACGAAGGAGGCCCGCTGA